Proteins encoded within one genomic window of Gammaproteobacteria bacterium:
- the ispB gene encoding octaprenyl diphosphate synthase: MQLVQAKPARFDLDSVRQLVGEDWNAVNREIQAQLSSDVALVNSVAHYIIGSGGKRLRPLLVLLAARACGYSGQQHVLCAAIIEFIHTATLLHDDVVDKSDLRRGQETANSVFGNQASVLVGDFLYSRAFQMMVQVGQMRIMDVLANATNTIAEGEVMQLMNCRDPETTEARYLQVIYRKTGKLFEAGMQIGAILAGQTLAVEETLVEYGKQVGLAFQLVDDALDYQADASELGKNIGTDLAEGKPTLPLIYALQRGSAREQLAIRRAIEHGGIEDLAMILEAIQTTGALAYTFTRAREASRQAVAALARVPGSPFKDALVQLADFAVERRY; the protein is encoded by the coding sequence ATGCAGCTCGTCCAAGCCAAGCCGGCCCGGTTCGACCTCGACAGTGTGCGCCAGCTGGTCGGCGAGGACTGGAACGCGGTCAACCGCGAGATCCAGGCGCAGCTCAGCAGCGACGTGGCGCTGGTCAACAGCGTGGCCCACTACATCATCGGCAGCGGCGGCAAGCGCCTGCGTCCGCTGCTGGTGCTGCTCGCCGCGCGTGCCTGCGGCTACAGCGGGCAGCAGCATGTGCTCTGCGCGGCGATCATCGAGTTCATCCACACGGCCACCCTGCTCCACGACGACGTGGTGGACAAGTCCGACCTGCGCCGCGGCCAGGAAACCGCCAACAGCGTGTTCGGCAACCAGGCGAGCGTGCTGGTCGGTGATTTCCTCTACTCGCGCGCCTTCCAGATGATGGTGCAGGTGGGGCAGATGCGCATCATGGATGTGCTGGCCAACGCCACCAACACCATCGCCGAGGGCGAGGTCATGCAGCTGATGAACTGCCGTGACCCGGAGACCACCGAGGCCCGCTACCTGCAGGTGATCTACCGCAAGACCGGCAAGCTGTTCGAGGCCGGCATGCAGATCGGCGCCATCCTCGCCGGCCAGACCCTCGCCGTCGAGGAAACGCTGGTGGAGTACGGCAAGCAGGTCGGCCTCGCCTTCCAGCTGGTCGACGACGCCCTCGACTACCAGGCCGATGCCAGCGAGCTCGGCAAGAACATCGGCACCGACCTCGCCGAGGGCAAGCCGACCCTGCCGCTGATCTACGCCCTGCAGCGTGGCTCGGCGCGCGAGCAGCTCGCCATCCGCCGCGCCATCGAGCACGGCGGCATCGAGGACCTGGCGATGATCCTCGAGGCCATCCAGACCACCGGCGCGCTCGCCTACACCTTCACCCGAGCGCGGGAAGCCTCGCGCCAGGCGGTGGCCGCGCTGGCCCGCGTGCCCGGCTCGCCCTTCAAGGACGCCCTGGTGCAACTCGCCGACTTCGCCGTCGAGCGCCGCTACTGA
- the murJ gene encoding murein biosynthesis integral membrane protein MurJ, producing MPGQSPQPSTHVSGRHLLKSTTTVGAMTLLSRLLGLVRDMVYARYFGAGYLMDAFFVAFKIPNIFRRWSAEGAFSQAFVPVFADYDQNRSREEIRELVDRVTGTLGAALLVFTAVGIVAAPLLVLLFAPGFAAASAEAGRFELTVDMLRLTFPYLFFISLSALAGGILNTYHRFGVPAFSPVLLNLVMIGFAAFVAPYYARPGMALAAGVFAAGLVQLGFMFPFLRRIGMVPRPRWGWSHEGVRRIMKLMVPAVFGSSVAQVSILLDSLIASFLVTGSISWLYYSDRLMEFPLGIFGIALATVILPNLSRQHASASRGQFTATLEWAVRVVILISAPASVGLVVLAGPMLGTIFFGGEFTVADVRMASLSLMAYGGGLVALTLVKVLAPGYFARQDTRTPVRVGLISLGCNMAFNIAVVVPWALAGMPAPHAGLALSTSLAGFLNAGLLWRGLRRDGVLPPATGLPRFLLRVAVACGVMAMLLVTITPPLPRWLEAAVWVRGLWLAGVIVVAVLAYFATLLAVGLRPGELRMKSPGPTV from the coding sequence ATGCCTGGCCAGTCACCGCAGCCATCCACCCACGTCTCCGGGCGTCACCTGCTGAAGTCCACGACCACCGTCGGCGCCATGACGCTGCTGTCACGGCTGCTGGGCCTGGTGCGCGACATGGTCTACGCCCGCTACTTCGGCGCCGGCTACCTGATGGACGCCTTCTTCGTGGCGTTCAAGATTCCCAACATCTTCCGCCGCTGGTCCGCCGAGGGCGCGTTCTCGCAGGCCTTCGTCCCGGTTTTCGCCGACTACGACCAGAACCGCAGCCGCGAGGAGATCCGCGAGCTGGTGGACCGGGTCACGGGCACGCTGGGCGCGGCGCTGCTGGTGTTCACCGCCGTCGGCATCGTCGCTGCGCCGCTGCTGGTGCTGCTGTTCGCGCCGGGTTTCGCCGCGGCATCGGCCGAGGCCGGGCGATTCGAGCTGACCGTGGACATGCTGCGGCTGACGTTCCCGTACCTGTTCTTCATCTCGCTGTCGGCACTGGCCGGCGGCATCCTCAATACTTATCACCGCTTCGGCGTGCCGGCATTCTCCCCGGTGCTGCTCAACCTGGTGATGATCGGCTTCGCGGCCTTCGTGGCGCCCTACTACGCGCGCCCCGGCATGGCGCTGGCCGCGGGCGTGTTCGCCGCGGGCCTGGTGCAGCTGGGTTTCATGTTCCCCTTCCTGCGGCGCATCGGCATGGTGCCGCGGCCGCGCTGGGGCTGGTCGCACGAGGGCGTGCGCCGGATCATGAAGCTGATGGTGCCGGCGGTGTTCGGCTCCTCGGTGGCGCAGGTGAGCATCCTGCTCGATTCGCTCATTGCCTCGTTCCTGGTGACCGGCAGCATCAGCTGGCTGTACTACTCCGACCGCCTGATGGAGTTCCCGCTGGGCATCTTCGGCATCGCGCTGGCCACGGTGATCCTGCCCAACCTGTCGCGCCAGCACGCAAGCGCCTCGCGCGGCCAGTTCACCGCCACCCTGGAGTGGGCCGTCCGCGTGGTCATCCTCATCTCGGCACCCGCCTCGGTCGGGCTGGTGGTCCTCGCCGGACCGATGCTCGGCACCATTTTCTTCGGCGGTGAATTCACCGTCGCCGACGTGCGCATGGCCAGCCTCAGCCTCATGGCCTACGGTGGCGGCCTGGTGGCACTGACACTGGTCAAGGTGCTGGCGCCGGGCTACTTCGCCCGCCAGGACACCCGCACCCCGGTGCGTGTCGGGCTGATCTCCCTCGGCTGCAACATGGCCTTCAACATCGCGGTGGTGGTGCCTTGGGCGCTGGCCGGGATGCCGGCGCCGCATGCGGGCCTGGCGCTGTCCACCTCGCTCGCCGGGTTCCTCAACGCGGGCCTGCTCTGGCGCGGCCTGCGCCGCGATGGCGTGCTGCCGCCGGCCACGGGCCTGCCGCGCTTCCTGCTGCGGGTGGCGGTCGCCTGCGGCGTCATGGCCATGCTGCTGGTCACCATCACGCCGCCGCTGCCGCGCTGGCTCGAAGCGGCTGTCTGGGTGCGCGGCCTGTGGCTGGCCGGCGTCATCGTCGTGGCGGTGCTGGCCTACTTCGCCACGCTGCTCGCGGTGGGCCTGCGCCCCGGCGAGCTGCGGATGAAATCACCGGGCCCGACCGTATAA
- the pyrB gene encoding aspartate carbamoyltransferase, translating to MQPDLAGRLYHVIDTSGFDRALLDELCELTTRVRNIAKTTAGAQALQALLPHARAMLYFPQPSTRTFLSFNNACHILGIRTSEIRDPATSSEVKGESFDDSIRTFSSYVDVIIMRTPEAGYAARAAAQMDRIPRPVPIVNAGSGKDQHPTQALLDIYTLGRSFADRGGIDGKTIAMMGDLKRGRTVRSLCGLMRNYRDVRLVLVAPEAFAMEDDVKARLRAQGIPFTETSRLADVLPEIDALYVTRIQTEWDTAGESRGVDYAQFSVNPGNLPLLKHDAIIMHPLPRGPEIDPAVDDDPRAMYWRQERNGMWMRVAILVKIFRLEDRIAALAAAVAPEAPRPA from the coding sequence ATGCAACCCGACCTGGCAGGCCGGCTCTACCATGTCATCGACACCAGCGGCTTCGACCGCGCGCTCCTCGACGAGCTCTGCGAGCTGACCACCCGGGTGCGCAACATCGCCAAGACCACGGCCGGCGCCCAGGCACTGCAGGCGCTGCTGCCCCATGCCCGCGCCATGCTCTACTTTCCGCAGCCCTCGACGCGGACCTTCCTCTCGTTCAACAACGCCTGCCACATCCTCGGCATCCGCACCAGCGAGATCCGCGACCCGGCGACCTCCTCGGAAGTGAAGGGCGAGAGCTTCGACGACAGCATCCGCACCTTCAGCTCCTACGTGGATGTCATCATCATGCGCACCCCCGAGGCGGGCTACGCGGCCCGCGCCGCCGCGCAGATGGACCGCATCCCGCGGCCGGTGCCCATCGTCAACGCCGGTTCGGGCAAGGACCAGCACCCCACCCAGGCACTGCTGGACATCTACACCCTGGGGCGCAGCTTCGCCGACCGCGGCGGCATCGACGGCAAGACCATCGCCATGATGGGTGATCTCAAGCGCGGCCGCACGGTGCGCTCGCTCTGCGGCCTGATGCGCAACTACCGCGATGTGCGCCTGGTGCTGGTGGCCCCCGAGGCCTTCGCCATGGAGGATGACGTCAAGGCGCGGCTGCGCGCGCAGGGCATTCCCTTCACGGAAACCAGCCGGCTCGCCGATGTGCTGCCGGAGATAGATGCCCTCTACGTGACGCGCATCCAGACCGAGTGGGACACGGCCGGCGAGTCCCGTGGCGTCGATTACGCGCAGTTCAGCGTCAACCCCGGCAACCTGCCGCTGCTCAAGCACGACGCCATCATCATGCACCCGCTGCCGCGCGGGCCGGAGATCGATCCGGCGGTGGACGATGACCCGCGTGCCATGTACTGGCGCCAGGAGCGCAATGGCATGTGGATGCGGGTGGCGATCCTCGTCAAGATATTCCGGCTGGAGGATCGTATCGCCGCGCTGGCGGCAGCGGTTGCGCCAGAGGCTCCGCGTCCGGCGTAG
- a CDS encoding ParA family protein: protein MLLNIPGHPELRKIVLLNPKGGSGKSTVAANLAAYFASQERKTALMDFDPQASAMRWVHNRPQERPYIYSVAAFATNPRVTRSFQLRIPPEVRQLVVDTPAALSSQRLSQFTRGAHAILVPVLPSDMDIHAVSQLVTDLLLVAKVSRRMGRLGVIANRVRENTLAYRRLMRFLESLNIPVVAKLRDSQTYVHAAEQGLGIHELPHTQAAKDLEGWAPLLDWVEQRMATPLTPRDLMSPLQSVQGSVLVRPAAAMVAPPATPDAEPLAQPLPPARRYDPPAGIS, encoded by the coding sequence ATGCTGCTCAACATCCCCGGCCATCCGGAGTTGCGCAAGATCGTGCTGCTGAACCCGAAGGGCGGGTCCGGCAAAAGCACGGTCGCGGCGAATCTCGCGGCGTACTTCGCCTCGCAGGAGCGCAAGACGGCGCTGATGGACTTCGACCCGCAGGCCTCGGCAATGCGCTGGGTCCACAACCGCCCGCAGGAGAGGCCCTACATCTACAGCGTGGCGGCATTCGCCACCAATCCGCGGGTGACGCGCAGCTTCCAGCTGCGCATCCCGCCCGAGGTGCGCCAGCTGGTGGTGGATACACCGGCTGCCCTGTCCTCGCAGCGGCTGTCGCAGTTCACCCGCGGCGCCCATGCCATCCTGGTGCCGGTGCTGCCATCGGACATGGACATCCACGCGGTATCGCAGCTGGTCACCGACCTGCTGCTGGTCGCCAAAGTCAGCCGCCGCATGGGCAGGCTCGGCGTCATCGCCAACCGCGTGCGCGAGAACACGCTCGCCTACCGGCGGCTGATGCGTTTCCTCGAGTCGCTGAACATCCCGGTGGTGGCGAAACTGCGCGACAGCCAGACCTACGTGCATGCCGCCGAGCAGGGCCTCGGCATCCACGAACTGCCGCACACGCAGGCAGCCAAGGACCTGGAGGGCTGGGCGCCGCTCCTCGACTGGGTCGAGCAGCGCATGGCCACGCCGCTCACGCCGCGCGACCTGATGTCCCCGCTGCAGAGCGTGCAGGGCAGCGTGCTGGTGCGCCCGGCGGCGGCGATGGTCGCCCCGCCCGCTACGCCGGACGCGGAGCCTCTGGCGCAACCGCTGCCGCCAGCGCGGCGATACGATCCTCCAGCCGGAATATCTTGA
- the rplU gene encoding 50S ribosomal protein L21 yields MYAVFVTGGKQYRASPGDQLQVEKLPAAEGDSVEFTDVLMIGEGRNLKVGKPKVAGGKVKAKVLAQGRTDKVSVIKFKRRTTYKRMGTHRQSFTLVEITGITGGPKQGDGAAAE; encoded by the coding sequence ATGTACGCCGTATTTGTGACGGGTGGCAAGCAGTACCGCGCGAGCCCGGGTGACCAGCTCCAGGTGGAAAAGCTGCCGGCTGCCGAGGGCGACAGCGTCGAGTTCACCGACGTGCTGATGATCGGCGAAGGCCGCAACCTCAAGGTCGGCAAGCCGAAGGTGGCGGGCGGCAAGGTCAAGGCCAAGGTCCTGGCCCAGGGCCGCACCGACAAGGTGAGCGTCATCAAGTTCAAGCGCCGGACCACGTACAAGCGCATGGGTACGCACCGGCAGTCTTTCACGCTGGTGGAGATCACCGGCATCACCGGCGGGCCGAAGCAGGGCGACGGCGCCGCGGCGGAGTAA
- a CDS encoding HigA family addiction module antidote protein, whose translation MTRMHNPPHPGEVLQDTVLREAGGLTVTAFARRLGVSRVALSRVVNGRAAVSAELAIRLAAALGGSAESWLAMQAAFDLWQAQKNRRPRIRRLPAAGAGEAV comes from the coding sequence ATGACGCGAATGCACAACCCGCCGCATCCCGGCGAGGTGCTGCAGGATACGGTGCTGCGCGAGGCTGGCGGCCTGACCGTGACGGCATTCGCCCGGCGCCTGGGTGTCTCGCGGGTCGCACTCTCGCGCGTGGTCAACGGTCGTGCGGCGGTGAGTGCGGAACTGGCGATCCGCCTGGCTGCTGCGCTTGGCGGCTCGGCGGAATCATGGCTTGCGATGCAGGCCGCTTTCGATCTCTGGCAGGCGCAGAAGAACCGCCGGCCAAGGATTCGTCGCCTGCCGGCCGCTGGCGCCGGGGAAGCGGTCTGA
- a CDS encoding S1/P1 nuclease, producing MQCPVKFGFLLLVLAGLPWADAAHGFGAEGHRVVGEIAEARLCAGARAWIAPLLDGNSLANAGVWADSIRDDPVWRHTGDWHFINVADGESLERAMARPGGNVLKALASARRDLADTRLPRARRAEALRFFVHFTADLHQPLHVGLGVDRGGNDIPVRWGRRELSLHEFWDASALLHAQGLDLAGLAASIGALASGQEAAWQASGPQDWARESLALRPRVYALPSGGGRLRLDPQYVATARNLVSLRLAEAGVRLAGQLNQLGCPGAAAAHPSR from the coding sequence ATGCAGTGCCCTGTAAAATTCGGCTTTCTCTTACTGGTCCTTGCCGGGCTGCCGTGGGCCGATGCTGCCCACGGCTTCGGCGCCGAGGGCCATCGCGTGGTCGGCGAGATCGCCGAGGCGCGGCTCTGCGCCGGCGCCCGCGCCTGGATCGCCCCGCTCCTCGACGGCAATTCGCTTGCCAACGCCGGCGTATGGGCGGACAGCATCCGCGATGACCCGGTCTGGCGCCACACCGGGGACTGGCATTTCATCAACGTTGCCGATGGCGAGTCGCTGGAGCGGGCCATGGCGCGCCCCGGCGGCAACGTGCTCAAGGCGCTGGCCAGCGCCAGGCGCGACCTCGCCGACACGCGCCTGCCGCGGGCGCGCCGTGCCGAGGCGCTGCGCTTCTTCGTGCATTTCACCGCCGACCTGCACCAGCCGCTGCATGTCGGCCTCGGGGTCGACCGCGGCGGCAACGACATCCCGGTCCGCTGGGGCAGGCGCGAGCTGTCCCTGCACGAGTTCTGGGATGCCAGTGCGCTGCTCCACGCGCAGGGCCTCGATCTCGCGGGCCTCGCCGCCTCGATCGGCGCCCTCGCCAGCGGCCAGGAAGCCGCCTGGCAGGCCAGCGGGCCGCAGGACTGGGCGCGCGAGTCGCTCGCGCTGCGGCCGCGGGTGTACGCGCTGCCTTCCGGCGGGGGGCGCCTGCGACTGGATCCGCAGTACGTGGCCACTGCCCGCAACCTCGTCAGCCTGCGGCTGGCCGAGGCCGGGGTGCGCCTCGCCGGGCAGCTCAACCAGCTGGGTTGCCCAGGGGCGGCGGCGGCCCATCCAAGCCGTTGA
- a CDS encoding DTW domain-containing protein — protein sequence MRPATDNPDTCPRCAKPPALCICDRVEPVDTRLRVVILQHPREDDALLGTARLVALTLPGAGIRVGLSWPSLAGALGEPAADADRWAVLAVTKVSEAALATARREQVALVDRRGALLDRRRHGLEGILVLDGSWSQAKTLWWRNPWLLKLPRLVLVPREPSMYGKLRREPRREWVSTLEAIADVLPALGEPEAARDSLRRLLRTLLQRARDARRGEAAG from the coding sequence GTGCGCCCCGCGACCGACAACCCGGACACCTGCCCCCGCTGTGCCAAGCCACCGGCGCTCTGCATCTGCGACCGCGTGGAGCCGGTGGATACCCGCCTGCGGGTGGTCATCCTCCAGCACCCGCGGGAGGACGATGCGCTGCTGGGTACCGCAAGGCTGGTCGCGCTGACGCTGCCCGGCGCCGGGATCCGCGTCGGCCTGTCCTGGCCGTCGCTGGCCGGGGCGCTCGGCGAGCCTGCGGCGGACGCCGATCGCTGGGCAGTGCTGGCGGTGACCAAGGTCTCCGAGGCCGCGCTCGCCACGGCCCGGCGCGAGCAGGTGGCGCTGGTGGACCGCCGCGGCGCCCTGCTCGACCGGCGCCGGCACGGGCTCGAGGGCATCCTGGTACTGGATGGCAGCTGGAGCCAGGCGAAGACCCTGTGGTGGCGCAACCCCTGGCTGCTGAAGCTGCCGCGCCTGGTGCTGGTGCCGCGCGAGCCGTCGATGTACGGCAAGCTGCGGCGCGAGCCGCGGCGCGAGTGGGTGTCGACGCTGGAGGCCATCGCCGACGTGCTGCCGGCGCTCGGCGAGCCGGAGGCGGCCCGCGACAGCCTGCGGCGCCTGCTGCGGACGCTGCTGCAACGCGCGCGCGACGCCCGGCGGGGCGAGGCGGCGGGTTGA
- the rpmA gene encoding 50S ribosomal protein L27, which yields MAHKKAGGSTRNGRDSESKRLGVKLFGGEDVVAGNIIIRQRGTRYHAGANVGMGRDHTLFAKAAGTVAFQRKGPKNRLFVSIVPQQG from the coding sequence ATGGCACATAAAAAGGCAGGCGGCAGCACCCGCAACGGCCGCGATTCGGAGTCCAAGCGCCTGGGCGTCAAGCTCTTCGGCGGCGAGGACGTGGTGGCGGGCAACATCATCATCCGGCAGCGTGGCACCCGCTACCATGCCGGTGCGAACGTCGGCATGGGCCGTGACCACACGCTGTTCGCCAAGGCCGCCGGCACCGTGGCCTTCCAGCGCAAGGGCCCGAAGAACCGCCTGTTCGTCAGCATCGTTCCCCAGCAGGGCTGA
- the rpsT gene encoding 30S ribosomal protein S20 — MANIKSAAKKARQAEKHRQRNVALRTRMRSAIKKAVKATGAGDAAAATTACQAAVPAIDTMVSKGLVHRNKAARHKSRLNKALKALKASKAG; from the coding sequence TTGGCGAACATCAAGTCAGCAGCGAAGAAGGCGCGCCAGGCGGAAAAGCACCGCCAGCGCAACGTCGCCCTGCGCACCCGCATGCGCAGCGCCATCAAGAAGGCCGTCAAGGCTACCGGGGCCGGTGATGCCGCCGCTGCCACGACCGCCTGCCAGGCCGCGGTTCCGGCCATCGACACCATGGTCAGCAAGGGCCTCGTCCACCGCAACAAGGCCGCCCGCCACAAGAGCCGCCTGAACAAGGCGCTCAAGGCCCTCAAGGCGTCCAAGGCCGGCTAG
- the obgE gene encoding GTPase ObgE has translation MKFVDEATVRVQAGNGGAGCVSFRREKNIPWGGPDGGDGGDGGSVWLVARGGINTLADFRVNRRYRATHGEPGSGANCSGRSGGDLEVPVPPGTRVIEDETGELLGDLTTDGQRLLVAAGGHGGKGNTRFKSSVNRAPRRSTPGTAGEARALRLELTLLADVGLLGKPNAGKSTLIRAVSAARPKVADYPFTTLYPNLGVVYVGALRSFVMADIPGLIGGAAEGAGLGTRFLKHLQRTRLLLHLVDLAPPPGTTLPADDALEIVRELERFNPGLAAKERWLVLTKTDLLEPAEAQRREAEVVAALGWTGPVHRISALSGEGTARLTGEVMTRLEEILRPPEEEGEAAPG, from the coding sequence ATGAAGTTCGTCGATGAAGCCACGGTTCGCGTGCAGGCCGGCAATGGCGGTGCTGGCTGCGTCAGCTTCCGTCGCGAAAAGAACATCCCCTGGGGCGGGCCCGACGGCGGCGATGGCGGCGACGGCGGCAGCGTCTGGCTGGTGGCCCGCGGCGGCATCAACACGCTGGCGGACTTCCGCGTCAACCGTCGCTACCGCGCCACCCATGGCGAGCCGGGTTCCGGAGCCAACTGCAGCGGCCGCAGCGGCGGTGACCTCGAGGTGCCGGTGCCGCCCGGCACCCGGGTGATCGAGGACGAGACCGGCGAGCTGCTCGGCGACCTGACGACCGACGGCCAGCGCCTGCTGGTGGCCGCGGGTGGCCACGGAGGCAAGGGCAACACGCGCTTCAAGAGCAGCGTGAACCGGGCGCCGCGACGCTCGACCCCGGGCACCGCCGGCGAGGCGCGGGCCCTGCGGCTGGAACTGACGCTGCTGGCCGACGTCGGCCTGCTCGGCAAGCCCAATGCGGGCAAGTCCACGCTGATCCGCGCGGTATCGGCGGCGCGACCCAAGGTGGCCGATTATCCCTTCACCACCCTGTACCCCAACCTCGGGGTCGTCTATGTCGGCGCGCTGCGCAGCTTCGTCATGGCGGACATCCCGGGGCTGATCGGTGGCGCGGCCGAGGGCGCCGGGCTGGGCACGCGCTTCCTCAAGCACCTGCAGCGCACCCGCCTGCTGCTGCACCTGGTGGATCTGGCGCCACCCCCGGGAACCACGCTGCCGGCGGATGATGCGCTGGAGATCGTGCGTGAGCTCGAGCGCTTCAATCCCGGGCTGGCCGCCAAGGAGCGCTGGCTGGTGCTGACCAAGACGGACCTGCTCGAGCCCGCCGAAGCGCAGCGGCGCGAGGCCGAGGTGGTGGCCGCCCTGGGCTGGACCGGCCCTGTGCATCGCATCAGCGCGTTGTCGGGGGAGGGTACCGCGCGGCTTACCGGCGAGGTGATGACGCGGCTGGAGGAAATCCTGCGGCCCCCGGAGGAAGAGGGCGAGGCAGCGCCAGGCTAG
- a CDS encoding type II toxin-antitoxin system RelE/ParE family toxin, with product MIRSFRHRGLQRFFETGSKAGIQPKHAARLRLQLGRLDAAGGPEDMNLPGWRLHSLKGTLAGHWAVWVDENWRLTFCFVGMDAEIVDYQDCH from the coding sequence GTGATTCGCAGTTTCCGCCACCGCGGCCTGCAACGGTTCTTCGAGACCGGATCGAAGGCCGGAATTCAACCGAAGCACGCTGCGCGACTGCGTCTCCAGCTTGGCCGGCTCGACGCCGCCGGCGGCCCCGAGGACATGAACCTGCCAGGCTGGCGGCTGCACTCGCTGAAGGGCACGCTCGCCGGTCATTGGGCCGTTTGGGTGGACGAGAACTGGCGGCTGACATTTTGTTTCGTCGGCATGGATGCCGAGATCGTCGACTATCAGGATTGCCACTGA